The Thermus filiformis genome contains a region encoding:
- a CDS encoding gamma-glutamylcyclotransferase family protein, whose translation MERVFAYGTLKRGGRNHALVADRLLYLLPRYVEGFCLYHLPEGEGRPYAYPGMVPGEGRVFGEVLFLPREVLPLLDALEDEGEEYRRERVLVHTERGPLEAWAYVYLGDVGPALPLPEGVWPIVGS comes from the coding sequence GTGGAGCGGGTCTTCGCCTACGGGACCCTGAAGCGGGGCGGGCGCAACCACGCCCTGGTGGCGGACCGCCTTCTTTACCTCCTTCCCAGGTATGTGGAGGGGTTTTGCCTCTACCACCTGCCCGAGGGGGAGGGGCGGCCCTACGCCTACCCCGGGATGGTGCCGGGCGAGGGGCGGGTCTTTGGGGAGGTCCTCTTTCTTCCCCGGGAGGTCCTTCCCCTTCTGGACGCTCTGGAGGATGAGGGGGAGGAGTACCGGCGGGAGCGGGTCCTGGTCCATACGGAAAGGGGCCCCCTCGAGGCCTGGGCCTACGTCTACCTGGGGGACGTAGGGCCTGCCCTCCCCCTTCCCGAAGGCGTTTGGCCTATAGTGGGGTCGTGA
- a CDS encoding glycogen synthase has protein sequence MVAAEAFPLLKVGGLADVVGALPKALRPLGVEATVLIPWASGIEARRVGEVAFSFAGYEERAALGERVEGGVRFWLLGLPDFARERLYGYPDDVRRFVRFALAARSLAQGFDLLHLHDWPAALLALYGFPTVYTIHNLAHQGLWDPGEFFYWTGLPWSLFHMEALEFYGRVNLMKGGIVFAQRVTTVSPGYAQEIQTPEFGEGLDGVLRRHRHKLRGILNGLDTEYWDPESDPYLPFPYRDWSGKARMEAYLAEALGLRPPVLGVVGRLVFQKGLDLVLEGLPHLLALGYSLAVLGSGEEALEEGFARAMRENPGRVHFQRGHDEALAHRIYAGSHAFLMPSRFEPCGLSQMIAMRYGTPPVARGVGGLKDTVRDGKTGVLFHLAHPEGLLFGLCRLEHLDREALGRAGMAEDFSWEGPARAYLEVYREVCG, from the coding sequence ATGGTGGCCGCCGAGGCCTTCCCCCTCCTCAAGGTGGGGGGCCTGGCGGACGTGGTGGGGGCTCTGCCCAAGGCCCTCAGGCCCCTGGGGGTGGAGGCCACTGTCCTCATTCCCTGGGCCTCGGGGATAGAGGCGAGAAGGGTGGGGGAGGTGGCCTTCTCCTTTGCGGGGTACGAGGAGCGGGCCGCCCTAGGGGAGCGGGTGGAGGGGGGGGTGCGGTTCTGGCTTTTGGGCCTTCCCGACTTTGCCCGGGAGCGGCTTTACGGCTACCCGGACGACGTGCGCCGCTTCGTCCGCTTCGCCCTGGCCGCCCGGTCCTTGGCCCAGGGGTTTGACCTCCTCCACCTCCACGACTGGCCCGCGGCCCTCCTCGCCCTCTACGGCTTTCCCACCGTCTACACCATCCACAACCTGGCCCACCAGGGTCTCTGGGACCCGGGGGAGTTCTTCTACTGGACCGGGCTTCCCTGGAGCCTCTTCCACATGGAGGCCCTGGAGTTCTACGGCCGGGTCAACCTGATGAAGGGGGGGATCGTCTTCGCCCAGAGGGTGACCACCGTTTCCCCGGGCTACGCCCAGGAGATCCAGACCCCGGAGTTCGGCGAGGGGCTGGACGGGGTCCTGAGGCGGCACCGGCACAAGCTCCGGGGCATCCTGAACGGCCTGGACACGGAGTACTGGGACCCGGAAAGCGACCCCTACCTCCCCTTCCCCTACCGGGACTGGTCGGGCAAGGCCCGCATGGAGGCCTACCTGGCCGAGGCCCTGGGCCTGAGGCCCCCGGTTTTAGGGGTGGTGGGCCGCCTGGTCTTTCAGAAGGGGCTGGACCTGGTCCTGGAGGGCCTGCCCCACCTCTTAGCCCTGGGGTACAGCCTGGCCGTCCTGGGAAGCGGGGAGGAGGCCCTGGAGGAGGGGTTCGCCCGGGCCATGCGGGAGAACCCGGGCCGGGTCCACTTCCAAAGGGGCCACGACGAGGCCCTGGCCCACCGGATCTACGCGGGGAGCCACGCCTTCTTGATGCCCTCCCGGTTTGAGCCCTGCGGCCTCTCCCAGATGATCGCCATGCGCTACGGCACCCCCCCCGTGGCCCGGGGGGTGGGGGGGCTGAAGGACACGGTCCGGGACGGGAAGACCGGGGTCCTCTTCCACCTGGCCCACCCCGAGGGGCTCCTTTTTGGGCTTTGCCGCCTCGAGCACCTGGACCGGGAGGCCTTGGGCCGGGCCGGGATGGCGGAGGACTTCTCCTGGGAGGGCCCGGCCCGGGCCTATCTGGAGGTGTACCGAGAGGTATGCGGCTAG
- a CDS encoding tetratricopeptide repeat protein, whose protein sequence is MRLDELEARYKEALAQGAGARGLEVLLRVRDHLRAKRYQEALALLEREKEALSPWVFPEELARGIRALEENPEAFLDHPFLGAEAWNLVGLRRLEDKEEAEAAFREALARDRGHLRALVNLGNLHLERGEVEEAIRLYQEALRLDPEFPQAHHNLAAAYRRKGQLDKAVFHLKRSQRLLMRPSEGGGAGKRVPFWVWLLLLALLLYLLRPKP, encoded by the coding sequence ATGCGGCTAGATGAGCTGGAAGCCCGGTACAAGGAGGCCCTGGCCCAGGGGGCCGGGGCCCGGGGCCTGGAGGTCCTCCTGCGGGTGCGGGACCACCTCCGCGCCAAGCGCTACCAGGAGGCTTTGGCCCTTTTGGAGCGGGAGAAGGAGGCCCTTTCCCCCTGGGTCTTTCCAGAGGAGCTCGCCCGGGGGATCCGGGCGCTGGAGGAGAACCCGGAGGCCTTTTTGGACCACCCCTTCCTGGGGGCGGAGGCCTGGAACCTTGTGGGCCTGAGACGTTTGGAGGACAAGGAGGAGGCGGAGGCCGCCTTCCGGGAGGCTTTGGCCCGGGACCGGGGGCACCTGCGGGCCCTGGTTAACCTGGGCAACCTCCACCTGGAGCGGGGGGAGGTGGAGGAGGCCATCCGGCTCTACCAGGAGGCCCTCCGCCTGGACCCCGAGTTTCCCCAGGCCCACCACAACCTGGCCGCCGCCTACCGGAGGAAGGGCCAGCTGGACAAGGCCGTCTTCCACCTGAAGCGGAGCCAGCGCCTCCTGATGCGCCCCTCAGAGGGCGGCGGGGCGGGGAAGAGGGTGCCCTTCTGGGTCTGGCTCCTCCTTTTGGCCCTCCTCCTCTACCTCCTCCGCCCAAAGCCCTAG
- the dusA gene encoding tRNA dihydrouridine(20/20a) synthase DusA has product MVDRTDRHFRFLVRQITRRTRLYTEMVVDRAVLFGDAKRLLAFRPEEHPVALQLAGSDPHLLARAARVGEAFGYDEINLNLGCPSEKAQEAGFGACQLADPERTADLLLALKEAVRVPVSVKMRLGLEGRETYSGLANMVETFARTGVQVFIVHARSALLSLSTRQNREVPPLRHDWVHRLKKDFPHLLFVTNGGIRSLEEARFHLERVDGVMMGRAVYEDPFLLAEADRLVFGLPRRPGRLEVARRMRVYLEEELQAGTPAWAVLRHLLNLFRGVPKGRLWRRLLSEGRSLEALDRALGLWAEEVEEEGQKEEPDPEGHPLPRPAAL; this is encoded by the coding sequence ATGGTGGACCGGACGGACCGGCACTTCCGGTTTTTGGTCCGCCAGATCACCCGCAGGACCCGGCTCTACACGGAGATGGTGGTGGACCGGGCGGTCCTCTTTGGGGACGCAAAGCGCCTTTTGGCCTTCCGCCCCGAGGAGCACCCCGTGGCCTTACAGCTCGCGGGGAGCGACCCCCACCTCCTGGCCCGGGCGGCCAGGGTGGGGGAGGCCTTCGGCTACGACGAGATCAACCTGAACCTGGGCTGCCCCTCGGAAAAGGCCCAGGAGGCGGGCTTCGGGGCCTGCCAGCTGGCGGACCCCGAGAGGACGGCGGACCTCCTCCTGGCCCTCAAGGAGGCGGTCCGCGTGCCGGTGAGCGTGAAGATGCGGCTGGGCCTCGAGGGCCGGGAAACCTACTCCGGCCTGGCCAATATGGTGGAAACCTTCGCCCGGACGGGGGTCCAGGTCTTCATCGTCCACGCCCGGAGCGCCCTTCTTTCCCTCTCCACCCGGCAAAACCGGGAGGTCCCGCCCCTGCGGCACGACTGGGTGCACCGGCTGAAGAAGGACTTCCCCCACCTCCTTTTCGTGACCAACGGGGGGATCCGGAGCCTGGAGGAGGCCCGCTTCCACCTGGAGCGGGTGGACGGGGTGATGATGGGCCGGGCGGTCTACGAGGACCCCTTCCTCCTGGCGGAGGCGGACCGCCTGGTCTTTGGCCTTCCCAGGAGGCCAGGCCGCCTCGAGGTGGCCCGGAGGATGCGGGTCTACCTGGAGGAGGAACTCCAGGCGGGCACCCCGGCCTGGGCGGTTTTGCGCCACCTCCTCAACCTCTTCCGGGGGGTACCCAAGGGGAGGCTCTGGCGCCGCCTCCTCTCCGAGGGGCGGAGCCTGGAGGCCCTGGACCGGGCCCTAGGGCTTTGGGCGGAGGAGGTAGAGGAGGAGGGCCAAAAGGAGGAGCCAGACCCAGAAGGGCACCCTCTTCCCCGCCCCGCCGCCCTCTGA
- the ispH gene encoding 4-hydroxy-3-methylbut-2-enyl diphosphate reductase, with protein MGGMVETLILARPRGFCAGVVMAIEAVEQAARALKGQELLVYHEIVHNRTVVERLKAKGVHFVEDLAEVERLRRERPLAPTLVLSAHGHPPRVRAEAARMGLTLLDATCPLVTKVHTEARRFAQEGYWILLIGDSADHQEIKGTYGEAPERTILVAVHTHVGKDPRLADPRTVEVPDPEKVVVLTQTTLSVDDTLATIEILKARFPKLVVPARKDLCYATQNRQEAVKRIAPKVDLFLVLTSPHSSNGMRLYELAHRLVGRAHALESVRDLKEEWLQGVRRVGVTSAASTPEDLVQEVVAYFRAQNPGLEVLEEGEPEEVAFRMPRPIPPEEVLRG; from the coding sequence ATGGGCGGCATGGTGGAGACCCTGATCCTGGCCCGGCCCCGGGGCTTCTGCGCAGGGGTGGTGATGGCCATAGAGGCGGTGGAGCAGGCCGCGCGGGCGCTTAAGGGGCAGGAGCTTTTGGTCTACCACGAGATCGTCCACAACCGGACGGTGGTGGAGCGCCTCAAGGCCAAGGGGGTGCACTTCGTGGAGGACCTGGCCGAGGTGGAGCGGCTCCGGCGGGAGCGCCCCCTGGCCCCCACCCTCGTCCTCTCCGCCCACGGCCACCCCCCCCGGGTGCGGGCGGAGGCGGCCCGGATGGGCCTCACCCTCCTGGACGCCACCTGCCCCCTGGTGACCAAGGTCCACACCGAGGCCCGCCGCTTCGCCCAGGAGGGGTACTGGATCCTCCTCATCGGGGACTCGGCGGACCACCAGGAGATCAAGGGCACCTACGGGGAGGCCCCAGAGCGGACCATCCTGGTGGCGGTCCACACCCACGTGGGCAAAGACCCCCGCCTGGCCGACCCCCGCACCGTGGAGGTGCCGGACCCCGAAAAGGTGGTGGTCCTCACCCAGACCACCCTGAGCGTGGACGACACCCTGGCCACCATAGAGATCCTCAAGGCCCGCTTCCCCAAGCTGGTGGTGCCCGCCCGCAAGGACCTCTGCTACGCCACGCAGAACCGGCAGGAGGCGGTGAAGCGGATCGCCCCCAAGGTGGACCTCTTTTTGGTCCTCACCAGCCCCCACTCCTCCAACGGGATGCGGCTTTACGAGCTGGCCCACCGCCTGGTGGGCCGGGCCCACGCCCTTGAGAGCGTCCGGGACCTGAAGGAGGAGTGGCTCCAGGGGGTGCGCCGGGTGGGGGTGACCTCCGCGGCCAGCACGCCCGAGGACCTGGTCCAGGAGGTGGTGGCCTACTTCCGCGCCCAAAACCCCGGCCTGGAGGTCCTGGAGGAAGGGGAGCCGGAGGAGGTGGCCTTCCGCATGCCGAGGCCCATCCCGCCGGAGGAAGTCCTTCGTGGATAA
- the dprA gene encoding DNA-processing protein DprA has product MDPLSLALTPGIGPKRLREILEAEDPLEVLRREPRLLAAWQKTVEEGLAERERRRAEALGARILGLWDEDFPEALKALPQPPTHVYLKGDLPEVGVALVGSRRASPWARAFARSLARALAEAGVWVVSGLARGIDAEAHLGALEAGGRTLGVLGSGLDRVYPPEHQALAQRMDLLSEFPFGTGPKAEFFPRRNRLIAALARAVVVVEAGEESGALITARHALELGKEVLAVPGRPTDENSRGANRLIQDGAYPVLSPEDLLGYLGLSQRKETPPLSEAEKALLEALRALGQALPEELALRAGLSAAEVLPLLTALELKGLAQALPGGRYAPL; this is encoded by the coding sequence GTGGACCCCCTCTCCCTCGCCCTCACCCCGGGGATCGGCCCCAAGCGGCTTCGGGAAATCCTCGAGGCGGAAGACCCCCTGGAGGTCTTAAGGCGGGAGCCCCGCCTCCTGGCCGCCTGGCAAAAGACGGTGGAAGAGGGCCTGGCCGAGCGGGAGCGGAGGCGGGCCGAGGCGCTGGGCGCGCGCATCCTGGGCCTATGGGACGAGGACTTCCCCGAGGCCCTAAAGGCCCTCCCCCAGCCCCCCACCCACGTCTACCTCAAGGGGGACCTCCCGGAAGTAGGGGTGGCCCTGGTGGGGTCCCGGCGGGCCTCCCCCTGGGCCCGCGCCTTCGCCCGGAGCCTGGCCCGGGCCCTGGCCGAGGCGGGGGTGTGGGTGGTCTCCGGCCTGGCCCGGGGGATTGACGCGGAGGCCCACCTGGGGGCCCTGGAGGCCGGCGGCCGCACCCTAGGGGTTTTGGGAAGCGGCCTGGACCGGGTCTACCCCCCCGAGCACCAGGCCCTGGCCCAGCGGATGGATCTCCTCTCCGAGTTCCCCTTCGGCACCGGACCCAAGGCGGAGTTCTTCCCCCGCAGGAACCGGCTCATCGCCGCCTTGGCCCGGGCGGTGGTGGTGGTGGAGGCGGGGGAGGAGAGCGGGGCCCTCATCACCGCCCGGCACGCCCTGGAGCTCGGCAAGGAGGTCCTGGCGGTGCCGGGAAGGCCCACGGACGAGAACTCCCGGGGGGCGAACCGGCTCATCCAGGACGGGGCCTACCCGGTCCTCTCCCCGGAGGACCTCCTGGGCTACCTGGGCCTCTCCCAAAGAAAAGAGACCCCTCCCCTCTCCGAGGCGGAAAAGGCCCTCCTCGAGGCCCTCCGCGCCCTCGGCCAGGCTCTGCCCGAGGAGCTGGCCCTACGGGCGGGGCTTTCCGCCGCCGAGGTCCTCCCCCTCCTCACCGCGCTGGAGCTGAAGGGACTGGCCCAGGCCCTGCCCGGGGGGCGGTACGCGCCCCTGTAG
- the era gene encoding GTPase Era: protein MNESPAEGKTYSGFVAIVGKPNVGKSTLLNNLLGVKVAPISPRPQTTRKRLRGILTEGNRQIVFVDTPGLHEPQDALGEFMDREVYEALSDVNAVVWVVDLRHPPTPEDEQVARALRPLVGKVPILLVGNKLDEAKYPEEALKAYHALLPEAQARAISALDPKQVAALRAELLALLPEGPFFYPEDFAKSDQSFEEWAAEIVREEAMKRLWEEVPYAVAVKTEEVAERENGLLYVKAVIYVERPSQKPILIGQGGRKLKEIGQAARKQMEALLGRRVYLDLEVKVYPNWRKDPEALRELGYRSSLE, encoded by the coding sequence GTGAACGAGTCGCCCGCTGAGGGGAAGACCTATTCCGGCTTCGTGGCCATTGTGGGCAAGCCCAACGTGGGCAAGTCCACCCTGCTCAACAACCTCCTGGGGGTCAAGGTGGCCCCCATAAGCCCCCGGCCCCAGACCACCCGCAAGCGCCTCCGGGGCATCCTCACCGAGGGGAACCGGCAGATCGTCTTCGTGGACACCCCCGGCCTCCACGAGCCCCAGGACGCCCTGGGGGAGTTCATGGACCGGGAGGTCTACGAGGCGCTTTCCGACGTGAACGCGGTGGTCTGGGTGGTGGACCTCCGCCACCCCCCCACCCCGGAGGACGAGCAGGTGGCCCGGGCCCTGAGGCCCCTGGTGGGAAAGGTGCCCATCCTCCTGGTGGGGAACAAGCTGGACGAGGCCAAGTACCCCGAGGAGGCCCTAAAGGCCTACCACGCCCTCCTTCCCGAGGCACAGGCGCGGGCGATCTCCGCCTTGGACCCCAAGCAGGTGGCGGCGCTTAGGGCGGAGCTTCTGGCCCTCCTCCCCGAGGGGCCCTTCTTCTACCCGGAGGACTTCGCCAAGAGCGACCAGTCTTTTGAGGAGTGGGCGGCGGAGATCGTCCGAGAAGAGGCGATGAAGCGCCTATGGGAGGAGGTGCCCTACGCCGTCGCCGTCAAGACCGAGGAGGTGGCCGAGCGGGAAAACGGCCTCCTTTACGTGAAGGCGGTGATCTACGTGGAGCGCCCCTCCCAAAAGCCCATCCTCATCGGCCAGGGGGGGAGGAAGCTCAAGGAGATCGGCCAGGCGGCCCGCAAGCAAATGGAGGCCCTTTTGGGCCGCAGGGTGTACCTGGACCTCGAGGTCAAGGTCTACCCCAACTGGCGCAAAGACCCCGAGGCCCTCAGGGAGCTGGGCTACCGCTCCTCTTTGGAGTGA
- a CDS encoding acyltransferase — MPWLLPREIAPLHQKALDRFLGSLVERLSDPQVDRSALVREELARLLYGRPYEELLEANPLAALSLDPEGVTFEAEYYAATDLEKFRRVKPLLWFWKVLDLTPLGQSVHSGVAIRRALAPFIFKRVGKNPKFFQNVEFSVGYNLELGDDVVVHRYVLLDDIGGIVIGDGSSLSDYVNVYSHTHHVLASPDVTLKQTIIGSGVRITYHATVLAGVRIGDDAMVGTGAVVTRDVPPHAIALGIPARPVRYKVRPDCPYCRRQEPHPSDLIPRLPDRKGNPDYPDFLPPGFGTREA; from the coding sequence ATGCCCTGGCTTCTCCCCCGGGAAATCGCCCCCCTCCACCAAAAGGCCCTGGACCGCTTCCTGGGAAGCCTGGTGGAAAGGCTTTCCGACCCCCAGGTGGACCGGAGCGCCCTGGTGCGGGAGGAGCTCGCCCGCCTCCTTTACGGCAGGCCCTACGAGGAGCTTCTGGAGGCGAACCCCCTGGCCGCCCTATCCCTGGACCCGGAGGGGGTCACCTTTGAGGCGGAGTACTACGCCGCCACCGACTTGGAGAAATTCAGGCGGGTGAAGCCCCTCCTCTGGTTTTGGAAGGTCCTGGACCTCACGCCTTTGGGCCAGTCCGTCCACTCCGGGGTGGCCATCCGCAGGGCCCTCGCCCCCTTCATCTTCAAGCGGGTGGGGAAAAACCCCAAGTTCTTCCAGAACGTGGAGTTCTCCGTGGGGTACAACCTCGAGCTGGGCGACGACGTGGTGGTCCACCGCTACGTCCTCCTGGACGACATCGGCGGCATTGTCATCGGCGATGGCTCCAGCCTTTCCGATTACGTGAACGTCTACAGCCACACCCACCACGTCCTGGCCTCCCCGGACGTGACCCTAAAGCAGACGATTATCGGGAGCGGGGTGCGGATCACCTACCACGCCACCGTATTGGCCGGGGTGCGCATCGGGGACGACGCCATGGTGGGCACCGGGGCGGTGGTTACCCGGGACGTCCCGCCCCACGCCATCGCCCTGGGCATCCCCGCAAGGCCCGTGCGGTACAAGGTGCGCCCGGACTGCCCCTACTGCCGCCGCCAGGAGCCCCACCCCTCGGACCTGATCCCGCGGCTTCCCGACCGCAAGGGCAACCCCGACTACCCCGACTTCCTCCCCCCCGGCTTCGGCACCCGGGAGGCCTAG
- a CDS encoding Mur ligase family protein, which produces MTLKDLLAPYGSFPALPVRGLALDSRRVEPGFLFFALPGVPLPHRKPLDGHDFALEAVQRGAVAVVGERPLALPVPYLQVEDGRQVLAEVAARFHGHPERALVLLGVTGSKGKSTTAALLHHLLQGSGLRAALLSTVGWRFGEEEAPGVGHFTTPEAPEVYGFLARARDLGLTHAVLEVSSHALALKRVEGLGYRVGVFVNFYPDDHLDFHGTAEAYFRAKALLLERSEKRVVNRALLKALPPGPYLTFGEGGEVFATRLEETPRGLAFTLHTPWGEGRARLPLLGAYNLENALAAVGAGLLLGLPLEGLLEGLATFPGLPGRMEVVREEPFRVVIDFAHTGKSLEAALLTLRKTAEGRLLLVVGAAGERDVNRRTEIAKVAARLADLSFFTEEDHRTEPLEAILEAMAEAARKEGGRFVLVPDRREAIRKALEAARPGDTVLLAGKGHERTLERGSLALPWNEKEEALRALAELGL; this is translated from the coding sequence ATGACCCTAAAGGACCTCCTCGCCCCCTACGGCTCCTTCCCGGCCCTGCCCGTGCGGGGCCTGGCCCTGGACTCGAGGCGGGTGGAGCCCGGCTTCCTCTTCTTCGCCCTGCCCGGCGTCCCCCTCCCCCACCGGAAGCCCCTGGACGGGCACGACTTCGCCCTGGAGGCGGTGCAAAGGGGGGCGGTGGCGGTGGTGGGAGAACGGCCCCTGGCCCTCCCCGTCCCCTACCTGCAGGTGGAAGACGGCCGCCAGGTCCTGGCCGAGGTGGCGGCCCGGTTCCACGGCCACCCGGAAAGGGCCCTGGTCCTCCTGGGGGTGACCGGCTCCAAGGGCAAAAGCACCACGGCGGCCCTCCTCCACCACCTCCTCCAGGGCTCGGGCCTGAGGGCGGCCCTCCTCTCCACCGTGGGCTGGCGCTTCGGAGAGGAGGAGGCGCCCGGGGTGGGCCACTTCACCACCCCGGAGGCCCCCGAGGTCTACGGCTTCCTGGCCCGGGCCCGGGATCTGGGCCTCACCCACGCAGTCTTGGAGGTCTCCAGCCACGCCCTGGCCCTCAAGCGGGTGGAGGGGCTGGGCTACCGGGTGGGGGTCTTCGTGAACTTCTACCCCGACGACCACCTGGACTTCCACGGCACGGCGGAGGCCTACTTCCGGGCCAAGGCCCTCCTCTTGGAGCGCTCGGAAAAGAGGGTGGTGAACCGGGCCCTCCTGAAGGCCCTCCCCCCGGGGCCCTACCTGACCTTCGGGGAGGGGGGGGAGGTCTTCGCCACCCGGCTGGAGGAGACCCCCCGGGGCCTGGCCTTCACCCTGCACACCCCCTGGGGCGAGGGGAGGGCCCGCCTCCCCCTCCTAGGGGCCTACAACCTGGAAAACGCCCTGGCGGCGGTGGGGGCGGGGCTCCTTCTGGGCCTCCCCCTGGAGGGGCTTCTGGAGGGGCTCGCCACCTTCCCCGGCCTGCCGGGGCGGATGGAGGTGGTGCGGGAGGAGCCCTTCCGGGTGGTGATTGACTTCGCCCACACCGGCAAAAGCCTCGAGGCCGCCCTCCTGACCCTCAGGAAGACGGCGGAAGGCCGCCTCCTCCTGGTGGTGGGGGCGGCGGGGGAGCGGGATGTGAACCGGCGGACGGAGATCGCAAAGGTGGCGGCCCGCCTGGCCGACCTGAGCTTCTTCACCGAGGAGGACCACCGGACCGAGCCCCTGGAGGCCATCCTGGAGGCCATGGCCGAGGCGGCCCGGAAGGAGGGGGGGCGGTTCGTCCTGGTGCCCGACCGGCGGGAGGCCATCCGAAAGGCCCTCGAGGCGGCCCGGCCCGGCGACACCGTCCTTTTGGCGGGCAAGGGGCACGAGCGCACCCTGGAGCGGGGCAGCCTGGCCCTGCCCTGGAACGAGAAGGAGGAGGCCCTTAGGGCCCTGGCCGAGCTCGGGCTTTAA
- a CDS encoding deoxynucleoside kinase, with amino-acid sequence MYIAIAGNIGAGKSSLTALVAEAFGFRPVYEAVSENPYLEDFYRDMGAYAFHSQVFFLSRRLRQHLLEVNGQARVVQDRTVYEDALVFAKNLHRQGHLSERDYRTYLDLFQSIAPALRPPDLLVYLRAGLSTLKSRIAKRGRPFEKALPEAYLLALNALYEELIASWSLSPVLVLDADRLDFVERKEDREEALEALGRYL; translated from the coding sequence GTGTACATCGCCATCGCGGGGAACATCGGCGCGGGCAAGTCCAGCCTCACCGCCTTGGTGGCGGAGGCCTTCGGCTTCCGCCCCGTGTACGAGGCGGTGAGCGAGAACCCCTACCTGGAGGACTTCTACCGGGACATGGGGGCCTACGCCTTCCACTCCCAGGTCTTCTTCCTCTCCCGCAGGCTCAGGCAGCACCTCTTGGAGGTCAACGGCCAGGCCCGGGTGGTCCAGGACCGGACCGTGTACGAGGACGCCCTGGTCTTCGCCAAGAACCTCCACCGCCAGGGGCACCTGAGCGAGCGGGACTACCGGACTTATCTGGATCTATTCCAGAGTATTGCCCCCGCCCTCCGGCCGCCCGACCTTTTGGTCTATCTGCGGGCGGGCCTTTCCACCTTGAAATCCCGCATCGCCAAGCGGGGCCGCCCTTTTGAGAAAGCCCTCCCCGAGGCCTACCTTCTGGCCCTGAACGCGCTTTACGAGGAGCTGATCGCCTCCTGGAGCCTCTCCCCCGTCCTGGTCCTGGACGCCGACCGGCTGGACTTCGTGGAGCGGAAGGAGGACCGGGAGGAGGCCCTGGAGGCCCTCGGGAGGTACCTTTGA
- a CDS encoding deoxynucleoside kinase, with translation MYVVVEGPIGVGKTTLARSLASALGADLVLEVVEENPFLPLFYQDRARYAFKTQVFFLLSRYKQLSPLGQRRLFGVVSDYFFEKDAIFASLNLEGAEWDLYQELYRELRPRLADPDLTVYLRAPVPVLLERIRARGRPFEEGMDPAYLEALLEAYDRHFARYPHPLLVLEADRLDYREGGKDLDWVVAEVRRRLSG, from the coding sequence GTGTACGTGGTCGTGGAGGGTCCCATCGGGGTGGGCAAGACCACCCTGGCCCGGAGCCTGGCCTCGGCCCTGGGGGCGGATCTGGTCCTCGAGGTGGTGGAGGAGAACCCCTTCCTGCCCCTCTTCTACCAGGACCGGGCCCGGTACGCCTTCAAGACGCAGGTCTTCTTCCTCCTCTCCCGCTACAAGCAGCTGAGCCCTTTGGGCCAGCGCCGGCTTTTCGGGGTGGTCTCGGACTACTTCTTTGAGAAGGACGCCATCTTCGCCAGCCTGAACCTGGAGGGGGCGGAGTGGGACCTGTACCAGGAGCTCTACCGGGAGCTCCGCCCCCGCCTGGCGGACCCCGACCTGACCGTGTACCTGCGGGCCCCGGTCCCCGTCCTCCTGGAGCGGATCCGCGCCCGGGGCCGGCCCTTTGAGGAGGGGATGGACCCCGCCTACCTGGAGGCCCTCCTCGAGGCCTACGACCGCCACTTCGCCCGCTACCCCCACCCTCTCTTGGTCCTGGAGGCCGACCGGCTGGACTACCGGGAAGGGGGGAAGGACCTGGACTGGGTGGTGGCCGAGGTACGCCGCCGTCTATCCGGGTAG